One window of the Eucalyptus grandis isolate ANBG69807.140 chromosome 8, ASM1654582v1, whole genome shotgun sequence genome contains the following:
- the LOC104457051 gene encoding LOW QUALITY PROTEIN: sugar transporter ERD6-like 7 (The sequence of the model RefSeq protein was modified relative to this genomic sequence to represent the inferred CDS: substituted 1 base at 1 genomic stop codon) — translation MAINEDIENQETGDREGVRERLLVLQEKDRAGKDEGTDKGRPWMVYFTTFVAVCGSYEFGTCAGYSSPTQDAIVEELSLSTAEYSVFGSILTFGAMIGAITGGPIADFVGRKWTMRIASALCVAGWLAIYFAEGALALDIGRLATGYGMGVFSYVVPIFIAEITPKNLRGALTAVNQLMIVAGVSVSFIIGTVLAWRVLALIGLIPCAVLLLGLFFIPESPRWLAKTGRKKEFEAALQKLRGKDADISEEAAEIQDYIETLQLLLKASILDLFRRRYLSSVVIGVGLMVVQQFGGINGVCFYTSNILRKQGFSSSVGTITYAILQVIVTAIGAALVDRAGRKPLLLISGTGLVLGCIVTALSFFLKVHDLAADAVPILAVTGILLYIAAFSAGMGAVPWVVMSEIFPINIKGVAGGFATLVNWFGAWAVSYTFNYLMSWSSYGTFLLYAVINAAGMVFVIMVVPETKGRSLEXIQAAINRE, via the exons ATGGCGATTAACGAGGAcattgaaaatcaagaaactGGGGACAGAGAAGGAGTAAGAGAGCGGCTCCTCGTGCTGCAAGAGAAGGACCGAGCTGGCAAAGATGAAGGAACCGATAAGGGTCGTCCGTGGATGGTCTATTTCACCACATTCGTTGCGGTTTGTGGTTCCTATGAATTCGGGACCTGC GCAGGTTATTCATCACCAACTCAGGATGCTATAGTGGAGGAACTTAGTCTCTCTACAGCTGAG TATTCAGTCTTTGGATCCATACTGACATTCGGTGCAATGATTGGTGCAATTACCGGAGGACCAATCGCTGATTTTGTTGGCCGTAAATGG ACAATGAGAATAGCGAGCGCTCTTTGTGTAGCAGGATGGCTTGCTATTTACTTTGCTGAG GGAGCACTTGCTCTGGATATCGGAAGATTGGCCACGGGATATGGAATGGGAGTCTTTTCCTATGTG GTACCAATATTTATAGCTGAAATTACACCCAAAAATCTCCGTGGAGCTTTGACTGCTGTCAATCAG CTTATGATCGTTGCTGGAGTGTCCGTTTCCTTCATAATCGGGACAGTATTAGCTTGGAGGGTTTTGGCATTAATTG GTCTAATCCCCTGTGCAGTCCTACTGTTGGGCCTGTTTTTCATTCCAGAGTCTCCTAGATGGCTG GCGAAAACAGGCCGCAAAAAGGAGTTTGAAGCCGCGCTGCAGAAACTCCGTGGAAAGGATGCGGATATTTCTGAAGAGGCTGCTGAAATACAA GACTACATCGAAACTCTTCAACTGCTCCTGAAAGCCAGCATTCTCGATTTATTTAGGAGAAGATATCTGAGCTCTGTCGTC attggtGTTGGATTGATGGTCGTCCAGCAGTTCGGAGGGATAAACGGCGTCTGTTTCTATACAAGCAATATTTTGAGGAAGCAG GTTTCTCCTCCAGCGTTGGAACCATAACTTACGCAATCCTCCAG GTTATTGTCACGGCTATTGGCGCTGCACTGGTCGATAGAGCTGGAAGAAAGCCCCTTCTCTTG ATCTCGGGGACAGGATTGGTCCTAGGATGCATAGTAACTGCCCTTTCATTCTTTCTAAAG GTTCATGATCTGGCAGCTGATGCTGTCCCGATACTTGCCGTCACCGGCATTCTG CTATACATAGCAGCATTTTCCGCTGGAATGGGCGCCGTTCCTTGGGTCGTGATGTCCGAG ATTTTCCCCATCAATATCAAAGGAGTAGCTGGAGGGTTTGCAACACTAGTAAACTGGTTCGGCGCTTGGGCAGTTTCCTACACTTTCAACTACTTAATGAGCTGGAGCTCCTATG GTACCTTCCTTCTTTATGCGGTGATTAACGCCGCAGGGATGGTGTTCGTGATCATGGTGGTCCCTGAAACAAAAGGGAGGAGTCTTGAGTAGATTCAAGCAGCTATCAACAGAGAATGA